From Streptomyces sp. NBC_00683, one genomic window encodes:
- a CDS encoding S1 family peptidase yields MPRFVVRAVPVAFALAAVAAVIPLAPQAPAVADSIVVGGSPARIADSPWTVALSSRDRFGGTRDGQFCGAVAIAPAKVLTAAHCLRQDVLGVGVSQVRDLRIIAGREELSGPGGQEIPVRTAWINPGYDPRTNAGDLAVLTLAGKLPASSVIPMAGAGNAAYEPGTGAKVYGWGDTTGYGAYASALHAAQVRVLPDSACARAYPGGLHGTYDASSMLCAGDTAGGRDACQGDSGGPLVARGRLIGLVSWGSGCGSPGSPGVYTRVSAAIRWMAAGQD; encoded by the coding sequence ATGCCCCGCTTTGTCGTCCGTGCCGTGCCCGTGGCGTTCGCCCTGGCGGCTGTTGCGGCCGTGATACCTCTCGCCCCCCAGGCCCCTGCCGTGGCGGACAGCATTGTTGTCGGCGGCAGTCCGGCCCGTATCGCGGACAGTCCCTGGACCGTGGCACTGTCCAGCCGTGACCGGTTCGGAGGAACCCGCGACGGTCAGTTCTGCGGTGCGGTGGCGATCGCGCCCGCGAAAGTGCTGACGGCCGCGCACTGCCTGAGGCAGGACGTCCTGGGCGTCGGCGTCTCCCAGGTCCGCGATCTGCGGATCATCGCCGGCCGGGAGGAGCTGAGCGGACCAGGCGGCCAGGAGATCCCGGTGCGTACCGCATGGATCAATCCCGGCTACGACCCGCGCACGAACGCCGGCGATCTGGCGGTGCTGACTCTGGCGGGGAAGCTGCCGGCGAGCAGCGTCATCCCGATGGCCGGAGCTGGGAACGCCGCATACGAGCCGGGCACCGGTGCGAAGGTGTACGGCTGGGGGGACACGACCGGCTACGGCGCGTACGCGTCGGCCCTGCACGCCGCCCAGGTACGTGTGCTGCCGGACAGTGCCTGCGCGCGCGCCTACCCCGGCGGTCTGCACGGCACGTACGACGCCTCATCGATGCTCTGCGCCGGTGATACGGCCGGCGGGCGGGATGCGTGCCAGGGCGACTCGGGCGGCCCGCTGGTGGCCCGTGGGCGGCTCATCGGCCTGGTGTCCTGGGGCAGCGGCTGCGGGAGCCCGGGGAGCCCCGGTGTGTACACGCGTGTCTCCGCGGCGATCCGGTGGATGGCCGCCGGTCAGGACTGA
- a CDS encoding RNA polymerase sigma factor: MSASTSRTLPPEIAESESVMALIERGKADGQIAGDDVRRAFEADQIPPTQWKNVLRSLNQILEEEGVTLMVSAAESPKRARKSVAAKSPVKRTATKTVAAKTAVTRTVAATAAPAAEGVDPAADDAAAAAPAKKTAAKKTAAKKTAAKKTVAKKTAAKKAGKQDEELLDGDEAAEEVKAAKGDEEEGEGENKGFVLSDDDEDDAPAQQVAVAGATADPVKDYLKQIGKVPLLNAEQEVELAKRIEAGLFAEDKLANSDKLAPKLKRELEIIAEDGRRAKNHLLEANLRLVVSLAKRYTGRGMLFLDLIQEGNLGLIRAVEKFDYTKGYKFSTYATWWIRQAITRAMADQARTIRIPVHMVEVINKLARVQRQMLQDLGREPTPEELAKELDMTPEKVIEVQKYGREPISLHTPLGEDGDSEFGDLIEDSEAVVPADAVSFTLLQEQLHSVLDTLSEREAGVVSMRFGLTDGQPKTLDEIGKVYGVTRERIRQIESKTMSKLRHPSRSQVLRDYLD; this comes from the coding sequence GTGTCGGCCAGCACATCCCGTACGCTCCCGCCGGAGATCGCCGAGTCCGAGTCTGTGATGGCGCTCATCGAGCGGGGAAAGGCTGATGGGCAGATCGCCGGCGACGACGTGCGTCGGGCCTTCGAGGCTGACCAGATTCCGCCAACCCAGTGGAAGAATGTTCTGCGCAGCCTCAACCAGATCCTCGAGGAAGAGGGTGTGACGCTGATGGTCAGTGCCGCGGAGTCGCCGAAGCGCGCCCGCAAGAGCGTCGCAGCGAAGAGCCCGGTCAAGCGCACCGCCACCAAGACTGTCGCCGCCAAGACCGCCGTGACGCGGACCGTCGCGGCCACTGCCGCCCCGGCGGCCGAAGGCGTGGACCCGGCGGCTGACGACGCTGCCGCGGCCGCCCCTGCGAAGAAGACCGCCGCCAAGAAGACCGCGGCCAAGAAGACTGCCGCGAAGAAGACCGTGGCCAAGAAGACCGCGGCGAAGAAGGCCGGCAAGCAGGACGAGGAGCTCCTCGACGGCGACGAGGCGGCCGAGGAAGTCAAGGCTGCCAAGGGCGACGAAGAGGAGGGCGAGGGCGAGAACAAGGGCTTCGTCCTCTCCGACGACGACGAGGACGACGCACCTGCCCAGCAGGTCGCCGTCGCCGGCGCCACTGCCGACCCGGTCAAGGACTACCTGAAGCAGATCGGCAAGGTTCCCCTCCTCAACGCCGAGCAGGAGGTCGAGCTCGCCAAGCGCATCGAGGCCGGCCTGTTTGCCGAGGACAAGCTGGCGAATTCCGACAAGCTCGCGCCGAAGCTCAAGCGCGAACTGGAGATCATCGCCGAGGACGGCCGCAGGGCCAAGAACCACCTGCTGGAGGCCAACCTCCGGCTCGTGGTCTCGCTGGCCAAGCGCTACACCGGCCGCGGCATGCTCTTCCTGGACCTCATCCAGGAGGGCAACCTCGGTCTGATCCGCGCGGTCGAGAAGTTCGACTACACCAAGGGCTACAAGTTCTCCACGTACGCCACCTGGTGGATCCGTCAGGCGATCACCCGCGCCATGGCCGACCAGGCCCGCACCATCCGTATCCCGGTGCACATGGTCGAGGTCATCAACAAGCTCGCGCGCGTGCAGCGCCAGATGCTCCAGGACCTGGGCCGTGAGCCCACCCCGGAGGAGCTGGCCAAGGAGCTCGACATGACCCCTGAGAAGGTCATCGAGGTCCAGAAGTACGGCCGTGAACCGATTTCCCTCCACACCCCGCTGGGTGAGGACGGCGACAGCGAGTTCGGAGACCTGATCGAGGACTCCGAGGCGGTCGTGCCGGCCGACGCGGTCAGCTTCACGCTGCTCCAGGAGCAGCTGCACTCCGTGCTCGACACGCTCTCCGAGCGTGAGGCGGGCGTGGTGTCGATGCGCTTCGGTCTCACCGACGGTCAGCCGAAGACGCTGGACGAGATCGGCAAGGTCTACGGCGTGACGCGCGAGCGCATCCGTCAGATCGAGTCGAAGACGATGTCGAAGCTGCGTCACCCGTCGCGCTCCCAGGTGCTGCGCGACTACCTCGACTAG
- a CDS encoding FadR/GntR family transcriptional regulator — protein sequence MMTAARSADSGLAGPGELDRYPYGEAPAGERAALRSWGGADSEFGRASRRGTASRGRGLHGQLVQQLGQMIVSGDLGADRPLVPEEIGQRFEVSRTVVRESLRVLEAKGLVSARPNVGTRVRPVSDWNLLDPDIIEWRAFGPQRDDQRRELAELRWTIEPLAARLAAGHGREDIQQRLGDMIEIMGHAMAQADGITFSRADAEFHSLLIQAAGNRMLEHLSGIVSSALQVSGGPVTGCDRPGEVSLGHHARIVEALASGDSAGAEAAMRQLLVVHLDVERVVPAPREH from the coding sequence ATGATGACCGCCGCCCGCTCCGCCGATTCCGGCCTCGCCGGCCCGGGCGAACTCGACCGATACCCCTACGGGGAGGCGCCGGCCGGCGAGCGCGCCGCGCTGCGTTCCTGGGGCGGTGCGGATTCCGAATTCGGGCGGGCGAGCCGGCGCGGCACGGCCAGCCGGGGCCGTGGGCTCCATGGCCAACTGGTCCAGCAGCTGGGTCAGATGATTGTTTCCGGCGACCTCGGTGCGGACCGGCCCCTCGTTCCGGAGGAGATCGGTCAGCGATTCGAGGTCTCCCGCACCGTTGTGAGGGAGTCCCTGCGCGTTCTCGAGGCCAAGGGGCTGGTCAGTGCCCGGCCCAATGTGGGCACCCGTGTCCGGCCGGTCAGCGACTGGAACCTTCTGGATCCCGACATCATCGAATGGCGGGCCTTTGGTCCTCAGCGCGACGACCAGCGCCGGGAGCTGGCCGAGCTCCGCTGGACGATCGAGCCGCTGGCCGCCCGGCTCGCCGCGGGGCATGGGCGTGAGGACATCCAGCAGCGGCTCGGCGACATGATCGAGATCATGGGGCACGCGATGGCGCAGGCGGACGGAATCACGTTCTCCCGGGCCGACGCGGAGTTTCATTCCCTGCTCATTCAGGCGGCGGGCAATCGCATGCTCGAGCACCTCTCCGGGATCGTCTCGTCGGCCCTGCAGGTCTCCGGTGGCCCCGTCACTGGCTGTGACCGGCCCGGTGAAGTGTCGCTCGGCCACCATGCGCGCATCGTCGAGGCGCTCGCGTCGGGTGACTCGGCCGGTGCCGAAGCGGCCATGCGGCAGCTGCTCGTCGTCCACCTGGACGTGGAGCGGGTGGTTCCCGCGCCGCGCGAGCACTGA
- a CDS encoding ATP-binding cassette domain-containing protein has translation MLQAIGLTSTPRRDLSPAVDDLTFEAPPGRVTALLGAPGSGKTTALRLMLELDSGRGVTYFRGRPLHRIGHPAREVGVLLGDVPGHPARTARGQLRMLCAAAGVPASRADDLLEVVGLAGLGDQRLGTLSVGMDRRLGLASALLGDPHTLVLDNPAEGLSPRERSWLHGLLRAHASEGGTVLHTTSDPKEAARTADRVVTIDDGRLVADQDVADFSHTRLRPRVAVRTPHAARLASVVRREARAAQRSVEVVAEESNRLSVYGSSCAEIGDTAYRHGVPVHQLADETGDTGPVSASAGAGAGVRAVPRPASSVAISELPPPIPVRPARGPLRPVRYELRRLLGVRTTTMIMAAVLAVSVGLSVLLARSGRAPLPDLLVAWPDLLPLPPAAFGAGLLGALSFGDEFRYPALAAGRGTVPRRLGLLFAKLVVSAGVAVFLATASVLVDAEALRLVYGGDLVEVPANAAPLAVSWAGLAVGCAWAGLLAAGVFRLTGAGVAAVLAVPVLVVPLVQWLLSGPSARSIVGLPSRLRELAWLQWPYETDRWAMAAVRVVTQPVGVALSLSLSALICAYVFTSLRGRARW, from the coding sequence ATGCTCCAGGCCATCGGACTCACCAGCACCCCCCGCCGCGACCTGTCCCCCGCTGTGGACGACCTGACCTTCGAAGCCCCGCCCGGCCGCGTCACCGCACTTCTCGGCGCTCCGGGTTCCGGCAAGACCACTGCTCTGCGTCTGATGCTCGAGCTCGACTCCGGGCGAGGAGTCACCTATTTCCGAGGTCGGCCCCTGCACCGCATCGGCCATCCCGCCCGCGAGGTCGGCGTGCTGCTCGGCGACGTACCCGGCCATCCCGCACGGACCGCCCGCGGACAGCTCCGCATGCTCTGCGCCGCCGCCGGCGTCCCCGCGTCACGAGCCGACGACCTGCTCGAAGTCGTCGGTCTCGCCGGACTGGGGGATCAGCGCCTCGGCACCCTCTCGGTCGGTATGGACCGTCGCCTCGGCCTCGCGTCGGCCCTGCTCGGCGACCCGCACACGCTCGTTCTCGACAACCCCGCCGAGGGACTCTCCCCTCGGGAGAGGAGCTGGTTGCACGGGCTGCTCCGCGCGCACGCGAGCGAGGGCGGCACCGTTCTGCACACCACCAGCGATCCGAAGGAGGCCGCCCGTACCGCCGACCGCGTCGTGACCATCGATGACGGGCGCCTCGTCGCCGACCAGGACGTCGCCGACTTCTCCCACACCAGACTCCGTCCCCGCGTTGCTGTACGGACTCCGCATGCGGCCAGGCTGGCCTCGGTGGTCAGACGTGAGGCGAGGGCCGCGCAGCGTTCCGTCGAGGTGGTCGCCGAGGAGAGCAACCGGCTGTCGGTGTACGGCAGCAGTTGTGCGGAGATCGGTGACACGGCCTACCGTCACGGCGTTCCGGTGCACCAACTCGCCGACGAGACCGGGGACACGGGTCCGGTGTCCGCTTCTGCCGGTGCCGGTGCCGGTGTGCGTGCCGTACCGAGGCCCGCCTCGTCCGTGGCGATCTCGGAGCTCCCCCCGCCGATCCCTGTACGCCCGGCCCGTGGCCCCCTGCGTCCTGTGCGCTACGAACTGCGCCGCCTCCTGGGCGTCCGGACGACGACCATGATCATGGCGGCCGTTCTTGCTGTCTCCGTGGGGCTCTCCGTCCTGCTGGCCCGCTCGGGCCGGGCGCCCCTGCCCGATCTGCTGGTTGCCTGGCCCGACCTGCTGCCTCTGCCTCCCGCCGCGTTCGGCGCAGGTCTGCTCGGTGCGCTGTCCTTCGGCGACGAGTTCCGCTACCCGGCACTCGCGGCGGGGCGCGGGACCGTCCCGCGCCGTCTTGGTCTCCTGTTCGCCAAGCTGGTTGTCTCCGCAGGCGTGGCGGTGTTTCTGGCCACGGCATCCGTGCTCGTGGACGCCGAGGCCCTGCGTCTCGTCTACGGCGGCGACTTGGTCGAGGTCCCCGCAAACGCCGCGCCACTGGCCGTGAGTTGGGCGGGTCTGGCGGTCGGCTGCGCCTGGGCGGGGCTGCTGGCGGCCGGCGTCTTTCGCCTGACGGGCGCCGGAGTTGCCGCAGTCCTCGCTGTCCCGGTCCTCGTCGTTCCCCTCGTGCAGTGGCTGCTCTCGGGTCCGTCCGCCCGTTCGATCGTCGGACTCCCGAGCAGGCTGCGGGAGCTCGCCTGGCTGCAATGGCCCTACGAAACGGACAGGTGGGCGATGGCCGCAGTGCGCGTGGTGACCCAGCCCGTGGGAGTGGCACTTTCCTTGTCGTTGTCCGCCCTCATCTGCGCGTATGTGTTCACCAGCCTTCGAGGAAGGGCCCGTTGGTGA
- a CDS encoding NUDIX hydrolase, translating into MPPYDPSTFPPFAVTVDLVVLTVRRHALCALVVRRGEQPFQGRWALPGGFVRADEDLAAAAARELVEETGLCAHDPAVPAAGNGAHLEQLATYGDPERDPRMRVVSVAHLALAPDLPAPRAGGDANSARWAPVEDLLGPEGGFGRDGEQSEPLAFDHARILDDGVERARSKIEYSSLATAFCPPEFTVGELRRVYEAVWGVVLDPRNFHRKVTGTPGFLVPSGGTTTRQGGRPAQLFRAGAATVLNPPMLRPEV; encoded by the coding sequence ATGCCGCCCTACGACCCGTCGACCTTCCCGCCCTTCGCTGTCACCGTCGACCTGGTTGTGCTCACGGTGCGCCGTCACGCGCTCTGTGCGTTGGTGGTCCGCCGCGGCGAGCAGCCTTTCCAGGGCAGGTGGGCGCTACCGGGCGGATTCGTCAGAGCCGATGAGGATCTCGCTGCTGCGGCAGCGCGTGAACTCGTCGAGGAAACCGGGCTCTGCGCACACGATCCGGCAGTCCCCGCTGCCGGAAACGGCGCACACCTCGAACAGCTCGCCACCTACGGAGATCCCGAGCGCGACCCCCGGATGAGGGTCGTCAGCGTCGCACACCTCGCGCTGGCACCCGATCTTCCCGCACCTCGCGCCGGTGGTGATGCGAACAGTGCCCGCTGGGCGCCGGTCGAGGACCTGCTCGGCCCCGAAGGAGGCTTCGGCCGGGACGGTGAGCAGTCCGAGCCGCTCGCCTTCGATCACGCACGGATTCTCGACGACGGGGTGGAGCGGGCCCGCTCCAAGATCGAATATTCCTCGCTGGCCACGGCGTTCTGCCCGCCCGAGTTCACCGTCGGTGAGCTCCGCCGGGTCTACGAAGCGGTGTGGGGCGTCGTCCTGGATCCGCGCAACTTCCACCGGAAGGTCACCGGCACGCCCGGTTTCCTGGTTCCCTCCGGAGGGACGACCACCCGCCAGGGCGGGCGCCCCGCGCAGCTCTTCCGGGCGGGTGCGGCCACTGTGCTCAATCCTCCGATGCTGAGGCCCGAGGTCTGA
- a CDS encoding DUF4192 domain-containing protein — MNKHRESTGPADEQQITLRGPAELADALPYLMGFHPNDSVVMVALHGGRGRFGGRLRLGIPQSPTEWAPVADQLAQCLISGSERRDTRPDAIVVFLCQDPADGESGNQTMERLRPLAQRLRRACGALDVPVLEALCISDGRYWSYCCPDERCCPAEGNPLALPGTTVMAAAAAYAGIQVRGSLREMEARLSPWDSAAAAAAAAEQERALDSAGAALMSRLLDAVGRREVAAETLTLARALMKRLGSGPVPAPSDADSGDDRLISSEEAAAVILGLQDRETRDRAAEWMEGPEAETALRLWRALARRCVGPYVEHAAAPLSLAGWVSWSSGDEPAARVALGLALRADPDYTFAQLLHQACNEGLDPETLRRCLRSERRVRSGRGGGRSAGGQVARRTAGRTRQQQARTSAARRRRTSPGSARPGSARPGPAASSRRRVRDLQRQGRRDTRSGR; from the coding sequence ATGAACAAGCACCGCGAATCCACCGGACCGGCCGACGAGCAGCAGATCACCCTGCGCGGCCCCGCCGAACTTGCCGACGCCCTGCCGTACCTCATGGGCTTCCATCCGAACGACAGCGTGGTCATGGTGGCCCTCCACGGCGGGCGGGGCCGCTTCGGCGGGCGGCTCAGGCTCGGCATCCCGCAATCGCCGACGGAGTGGGCGCCGGTCGCCGACCAGCTTGCGCAGTGCCTGATCTCCGGCAGCGAACGGCGTGACACGCGTCCGGACGCGATCGTCGTCTTTCTCTGCCAGGACCCTGCCGACGGAGAGAGCGGCAACCAGACCATGGAGCGGCTGAGGCCCCTCGCACAGCGTCTGCGCAGGGCCTGCGGGGCACTCGATGTTCCGGTGCTGGAGGCGCTCTGCATCTCCGACGGTCGCTACTGGTCCTACTGCTGCCCCGATGAGCGGTGCTGCCCGGCCGAGGGGAATCCACTGGCACTTCCCGGTACGACCGTGATGGCAGCGGCAGCCGCCTACGCCGGTATCCAGGTGCGAGGTTCGCTGCGGGAGATGGAGGCGCGGCTCTCGCCCTGGGATTCCGCGGCCGCGGCCGCGGCCGCGGCGGAACAGGAGCGGGCACTGGACTCCGCGGGAGCCGCGCTGATGTCCAGGCTCCTCGACGCCGTGGGACGGCGTGAGGTGGCCGCGGAGACTCTGACACTCGCGCGTGCCCTCATGAAGCGCCTCGGAAGTGGGCCGGTGCCCGCTCCGTCGGACGCGGACAGCGGTGATGACCGTCTGATCAGCTCGGAGGAGGCCGCCGCTGTGATTCTCGGGCTGCAGGACAGGGAGACACGGGACAGGGCGGCGGAGTGGATGGAAGGCCCAGAGGCCGAAACGGCTCTGCGGCTGTGGCGGGCACTGGCCCGTCGATGTGTGGGCCCGTACGTGGAGCATGCGGCTGCACCGCTCTCGCTGGCGGGCTGGGTCTCCTGGTCCTCGGGTGATGAACCGGCCGCGAGGGTGGCGCTGGGGCTCGCGCTGCGGGCCGACCCGGACTACACGTTCGCTCAGCTGCTGCACCAGGCGTGCAACGAGGGCCTGGACCCGGAGACACTGCGCCGGTGTCTTCGCAGCGAGCGCAGGGTGCGCTCCGGGCGGGGCGGCGGCCGCAGCGCCGGCGGACAAGTTGCGCGGCGTACGGCGGGACGCACCCGGCAGCAGCAGGCGCGTACCTCGGCCGCACGGCGCAGGAGGACGTCCCCCGGCTCCGCGCGCCCCGGCTCCGCGCGCCCCGGACCGGCGGCATCGTCCCGGCGGCGGGTGCGGGACCTCCAGCGGCAGGGCCGACGTGATACCAGGAGCGGCCGTTGA
- a CDS encoding RecQ family ATP-dependent DNA helicase, with protein sequence MTNADRAELRASADSVLARLVGDTTGAARLREDQWRAIEALVADKRRALVVQRTGWGKSAVYFVATSLLRAQGSGPTVIVSPLLALMRNQVAAAARAGISARTINSSNTEEWETVQAEVAAGEVDVLLVSPERLNNPDFRDQVLPALAAATGLLVVDEAHCISDWGHDFRPDYRRLRTMLADLPAGVPVLATTATANARVTADVAEQLGTGAGTDALVLRGPLDRESLSLSVLQLPNAAHRLAWLGDHLGELPGSGIIYTLTVAAAEEITAYLRQGGHTVASYTGRTENADRQQAEDDLLANRVKALVATSALGMGFDKPDLGFVVHLGSPSSPIAYYQQVGRAGRGVEHAEVLLLPGKEDEAIWQYFASVAFPPEEQVRRTLDVLAQAGRPLSLPAMEPLVDLRRTRLETMLKVLDVDGAVKRVKGGWISTGEPWIYDSERYAWVARQRSAEQQAMRDYASGTGCRMEFLRRQLDDEEARACGRCDNCAGARFDDKVSTAALDGARGELGRPGVEVEPRKMWPTGLAAVGVDLKGRIPAGDLSFTGRALGRLSDIGWGNRLRPMLAAQAPDTTVPDDVSNAVVTVITDWAKGPGGWASGAPDAAARPVGVVTVASRRRPQLVHSLGSRIAEVGRMPLLGSVTYAPGAEDLRISQTNSAQRVKALHEALVVEPSLAEALAAAKGPVLLVDDLSDTGWTLAVAARLLRRAGAEGVFPLVLAIQA encoded by the coding sequence ATGACCAACGCAGACCGCGCAGAGCTCAGGGCCTCGGCCGATTCCGTACTTGCCCGACTCGTCGGGGACACCACCGGCGCTGCCCGCCTGCGCGAGGACCAGTGGCGGGCCATCGAGGCCCTCGTCGCCGACAAGCGCAGAGCCCTGGTCGTACAGCGGACGGGATGGGGGAAATCCGCTGTGTACTTCGTGGCGACCTCGCTGCTGCGCGCGCAGGGCAGCGGCCCGACGGTGATCGTCTCGCCCCTGCTCGCACTGATGCGCAACCAGGTCGCCGCAGCCGCCCGGGCCGGCATCAGCGCCCGCACGATCAACTCCTCGAACACCGAGGAGTGGGAGACCGTCCAGGCAGAGGTCGCCGCAGGCGAGGTGGATGTGCTGCTCGTCAGCCCCGAGCGGCTCAACAACCCCGATTTCCGCGACCAGGTGCTGCCGGCGCTCGCCGCCGCGACGGGCCTGCTGGTGGTGGACGAGGCCCACTGCATCTCCGACTGGGGGCACGATTTCCGGCCGGATTACCGGCGCCTGCGGACCATGCTCGCCGACCTCCCCGCAGGCGTCCCCGTCCTCGCCACCACGGCGACCGCCAATGCCCGTGTGACCGCGGACGTCGCGGAGCAGCTCGGAACGGGCGCGGGCACGGACGCGCTGGTCCTGCGCGGCCCGCTGGACCGGGAGAGCCTCAGTCTCAGCGTGCTCCAACTGCCCAACGCCGCACATCGCCTGGCGTGGCTGGGGGACCATCTCGGGGAGCTTCCCGGCTCCGGGATCATCTACACGCTCACCGTCGCGGCGGCCGAGGAGATCACGGCCTACCTGCGCCAGGGCGGGCACACGGTCGCGTCGTACACCGGCCGGACGGAGAACGCCGACCGGCAGCAGGCGGAGGACGATCTGCTGGCCAATCGGGTAAAAGCCCTGGTCGCCACATCGGCACTCGGTATGGGATTCGACAAACCCGACCTCGGCTTCGTCGTGCACCTGGGCTCGCCGTCCTCCCCCATCGCGTACTACCAGCAGGTGGGGCGCGCGGGGCGTGGCGTCGAACATGCCGAGGTGCTGCTGCTCCCGGGCAAGGAGGACGAAGCCATCTGGCAGTACTTCGCCTCGGTCGCCTTCCCTCCCGAGGAGCAGGTGCGCCGAACGCTCGATGTCCTCGCCCAGGCCGGCCGGCCTCTCTCGCTGCCCGCCATGGAGCCTTTGGTCGATCTGCGGCGCACCCGTCTCGAAACCATGCTCAAGGTGCTGGATGTCGACGGTGCCGTGAAGCGGGTGAAGGGCGGCTGGATCTCCACGGGCGAGCCCTGGATCTACGATTCCGAGCGCTACGCCTGGGTCGCCAGGCAGCGGTCCGCCGAGCAGCAGGCCATGCGTGACTACGCCTCGGGGACCGGTTGCCGCATGGAGTTCCTCCGACGCCAACTGGACGACGAGGAGGCCAGGGCGTGCGGACGCTGTGACAACTGCGCAGGCGCCCGGTTCGACGACAAGGTCTCCACCGCGGCACTCGACGGTGCGCGGGGCGAGCTCGGCCGGCCGGGCGTGGAGGTCGAGCCGCGCAAGATGTGGCCCACAGGGCTGGCGGCGGTCGGGGTCGACCTCAAAGGCCGGATCCCCGCGGGAGACCTGTCCTTCACCGGACGCGCACTCGGACGGCTCTCCGACATCGGCTGGGGCAACCGGCTGCGCCCGATGCTCGCAGCACAGGCCCCGGACACCACCGTTCCGGACGATGTGTCGAACGCGGTGGTCACTGTCATCACCGACTGGGCCAAGGGACCGGGTGGTTGGGCTTCCGGGGCTCCGGACGCCGCCGCCAGACCGGTCGGCGTCGTCACGGTCGCCTCGCGCCGCAGGCCGCAGTTGGTGCACTCGCTCGGAAGCCGTATCGCCGAGGTCGGCAGGATGCCTCTGCTGGGCAGCGTGACCTACGCGCCCGGCGCCGAGGACCTCCGCATCTCGCAGACCAACAGCGCACAGCGGGTGAAGGCCCTGCACGAGGCGCTCGTCGTGGAACCTTCCCTCGCCGAGGCCCTGGCGGCCGCGAAGGGGCCCGTCCTGCTCGTGGACGACCTCTCCGACACCGGCTGGACGCTCGCCGTAGCGGCTCGGCTGCTCCGCCGGGCCGGCGCAGAGGGTGTGTTTCCGCTGGTCCTCGCCATCCAGGCATGA
- a CDS encoding ribonuclease HII, producing MPYEPPTHTVERSLRATSGARTVAGVDEVGRGAWAGPVTVCAAVTGLRRPPEGLTDSKLISPKRRAELAPLLEGWVTAYGLGHASPVEIDDLGMTAALRLAAVRALNELPVRPDAVILDGKHDYLGQPWNVRTVIKGDQSCIAVAAASVIAKVRRDTMMAELGAESGEYEDFAFSANAGYPSPVHRAALEEMGPTPHHRLSWSYLDALPRWQHLKKVRLSAEAAALESGGQLGFDF from the coding sequence ATGCCGTACGAACCGCCCACGCACACCGTCGAGCGCTCACTGCGCGCTACCTCCGGTGCCAGGACCGTCGCAGGTGTCGATGAGGTCGGACGCGGAGCGTGGGCCGGCCCCGTCACCGTGTGCGCGGCCGTCACCGGTCTCCGCAGACCCCCTGAGGGCCTCACCGACTCCAAGCTGATCAGCCCCAAGCGCCGGGCGGAACTGGCCCCGCTCCTCGAGGGCTGGGTCACGGCCTACGGGCTGGGCCACGCGTCGCCGGTGGAAATCGATGATCTCGGCATGACCGCGGCGCTTCGTCTCGCGGCGGTCAGGGCCCTGAATGAGCTGCCGGTGCGTCCGGATGCCGTGATTCTCGACGGCAAGCACGACTACCTCGGACAGCCCTGGAACGTCCGTACGGTGATCAAGGGCGACCAGTCCTGCATCGCTGTCGCTGCGGCGTCGGTGATCGCGAAGGTCCGCCGGGACACGATGATGGCCGAACTGGGAGCGGAATCGGGCGAGTACGAAGACTTCGCCTTCTCCGCCAACGCGGGTTATCCGTCACCGGTGCACCGGGCCGCGCTGGAGGAGATGGGGCCCACGCCTCACCACCGCCTCAGCTGGTCCTACCTCGACGCGCTGCCGAGGTGGCAGCACCTGAAGAAGGTCCGACTCTCCGCCGAGGCGGCTGCACTGGAAAGCGGGGGCCAGCTCGGCTTCGACTTCTGA
- a CDS encoding TetR/AcrR family transcriptional regulator, with protein sequence MTSSRPTAAARPGSMSLRRRGPVLERAILDAALEQLSTVGWSGLTMEGVAAGARTGKAAVYRRWPSKEDLVADALRAGLPTLDEAPDRGGVREDLYEVCRRMRDAMLSGPGIALRSVLHECDVNAAERFQAVIVNGMIEPSTELFREVVARGVARGEVRPDAMSGMVLDVIPAMMMYRTKVSGSEWPDDEIAQMIDQVMVPLFRS encoded by the coding sequence ATGACTTCTTCGCGTCCCACGGCCGCCGCCCGGCCCGGGTCGATGTCCCTGCGCCGCCGCGGGCCGGTGCTCGAACGGGCCATCCTCGATGCCGCGCTCGAGCAGCTGAGCACGGTGGGATGGAGCGGTCTGACGATGGAAGGCGTCGCGGCCGGCGCCCGGACCGGCAAGGCCGCGGTGTACCGGCGGTGGCCCTCGAAGGAGGACCTGGTCGCCGATGCGCTGCGCGCCGGTCTGCCGACCCTCGACGAGGCACCCGACCGGGGAGGGGTCCGCGAGGACCTCTACGAGGTGTGCCGCAGAATGCGCGACGCGATGCTTTCAGGACCCGGCATCGCCCTGAGGTCGGTCCTGCACGAGTGCGACGTGAACGCTGCTGAGCGATTTCAGGCCGTGATCGTCAACGGCATGATCGAACCCTCCACCGAACTCTTCCGGGAAGTCGTTGCCCGTGGTGTCGCCCGGGGCGAGGTGCGACCGGACGCCATGAGCGGGATGGTGCTGGACGTGATTCCGGCCATGATGATGTACCGCACCAAGGTGAGCGGGAGCGAGTGGCCGGACGACGAGATCGCTCAGATGATCGACCAGGTCATGGTGCCGCTGTTCCGCTCCTGA